A stretch of Arthrobacter sunyaminii DNA encodes these proteins:
- a CDS encoding SseB family protein, which translates to MTENTDSTHGTADAEGTLPGQAQYQDPEGAAALEEAILAGQEGRITSQELVARICESELLSVGRLLDEKDPASFQALVLKAPEGDSAVAATFTSAQRVPEQIREAAPVMVKAGGEATLRSIGAGYGLAINPGSNLGLELGPEGIAAIVAAYDQAAANQAAAAAANEAGSGETQPQ; encoded by the coding sequence ATGACGGAGAATACGGACAGCACGCACGGCACGGCGGATGCGGAAGGCACACTTCCCGGCCAGGCGCAGTATCAGGACCCCGAAGGTGCTGCAGCGCTCGAAGAAGCCATCCTCGCCGGCCAGGAAGGCCGGATCACCAGCCAGGAGCTGGTAGCCCGGATCTGCGAATCGGAGCTGCTCAGCGTCGGCCGGCTGCTGGACGAGAAGGACCCCGCGTCCTTCCAGGCCCTGGTGTTGAAGGCCCCCGAGGGGGACTCCGCTGTAGCCGCAACGTTCACCAGTGCCCAGCGGGTGCCGGAACAGATCCGCGAAGCGGCTCCGGTCATGGTGAAGGCCGGCGGTGAAGCTACCCTGCGCAGCATTGGCGCAGGCTACGGACTGGCCATCAACCCCGGCAGCAACCTGGGCCTCGAGCTGGGACCGGAAGGAATCGCCGCCATCGTTGCCGCCTACGATCAGGCAGCGGCCAATCAGGCAGCAGCCGCTGCGGCGAACGAAGCAGGCAGCGGCGAGACGCAGCCTCAGTAG
- a CDS encoding carbohydrate ABC transporter permease: MSTSVEAQRGAVPASKPAKPRLSDRARSERRLGLWLAGPAFVIMLAVTAYPILLAVWDSLFKYRLTAPGDREFIGLGNYSVILTDSVFWRDLGVTLLITVITVAVELVLGFALALVMNSALKAVRGWLRTAILVPYGIITVVSAFAWFYAFDINSGYINHWFDWVPGISPDLNWFADGPTALFVIIASEIWKTTPFISLLLLAGLAQVPGELTEAAEVDGATWWQRMSRVILPNMKAAIMVAVLFRALDAFRIFDNVYIMTNGAYGTEVLSLLAYRTSISRLEIGMGSAISVLLFLCVIIICFIAIKLFKVDLTGARGGN; this comes from the coding sequence GTGAGCACTTCCGTAGAAGCTCAGCGGGGAGCAGTGCCCGCATCCAAACCCGCCAAGCCGCGCCTGAGTGACAGGGCACGGTCCGAACGCAGGCTCGGGCTGTGGCTGGCCGGCCCGGCATTCGTGATCATGCTGGCCGTCACTGCCTATCCGATCCTCCTGGCCGTGTGGGATTCACTGTTCAAGTACCGGCTGACGGCGCCGGGCGACAGGGAATTCATTGGCCTCGGCAATTACAGCGTTATTCTCACCGACAGCGTTTTCTGGCGCGACCTCGGCGTGACGCTGCTGATCACCGTCATTACCGTGGCTGTGGAACTCGTTCTGGGCTTTGCCCTGGCCCTGGTGATGAACAGTGCATTGAAGGCCGTCCGCGGCTGGCTGCGCACAGCCATCCTGGTCCCCTACGGCATCATCACCGTGGTTTCGGCCTTCGCCTGGTTCTACGCCTTCGACATTAACTCCGGCTACATCAACCACTGGTTCGACTGGGTGCCGGGTATTAGCCCGGACCTGAACTGGTTTGCCGACGGGCCCACCGCCCTGTTCGTGATTATCGCCTCCGAAATCTGGAAGACCACACCGTTCATTTCTCTCCTGCTGCTCGCCGGGCTGGCGCAGGTTCCCGGAGAACTGACCGAAGCCGCGGAAGTGGACGGTGCCACCTGGTGGCAGCGGATGTCACGGGTGATCCTGCCGAACATGAAGGCCGCCATCATGGTTGCCGTCCTGTTCAGGGCGCTGGACGCGTTCCGGATCTTCGACAACGTCTACATCATGACCAACGGTGCCTACGGGACCGAAGTCCTGTCGCTGCTGGCATACCGCACCTCGATTTCCCGGCTGGAGATTGGCATGGGCTCAGCGATTTCAGTCCTGCTGTTCCTTTGCGTGATCATCATCTGTTTCATCGCCATCAAACTGTTCAAGGTGGACCTCACCGGTGCACGAGGGGGTAACTAG
- a CDS encoding AEC family transporter, with protein MLGVLTGFTVVWIIILAGYLIGRLKVLGANAQNVLSRLAFFVASPALLLVTLSDADLHTVFSLPLLVAAASAVVTAGIFVLCTRWWLRRPLPEALISAMSSSLVNGANLGLPIAVYVLGDAAFIAPVLIFQMAFFTPLFLMLLDSATSGRRTSLMTFLAQVVRNPIIIGTLIGLFLAATGLTLPVIILEPITLIGGAAVPAMLLAFGISLVGSRLLERDGGRRADVLLATAFKLVLQPLLAYALAHYILGMEGTLLFAVVVTAALPTAQNVFVAANRYGQGELVAKDTVLLTTILSLPVLIVIAALLT; from the coding sequence GTGTTGGGGGTACTTACCGGGTTCACCGTTGTCTGGATCATCATTCTTGCGGGATACCTGATCGGCAGGCTCAAGGTCCTGGGCGCAAACGCGCAAAATGTCCTGAGCAGGCTGGCGTTCTTCGTTGCCTCCCCCGCCCTGCTGCTCGTAACCCTCAGTGATGCGGACCTGCACACGGTCTTTTCCCTGCCGCTGCTCGTAGCGGCAGCCAGCGCCGTCGTAACGGCAGGCATCTTTGTACTCTGCACCCGCTGGTGGCTGCGCCGCCCCCTGCCCGAGGCACTGATCTCGGCCATGTCCTCGTCGCTGGTCAACGGCGCCAACCTGGGCCTGCCCATAGCCGTCTATGTCCTGGGCGATGCCGCCTTTATTGCCCCGGTCCTGATTTTCCAGATGGCCTTCTTCACACCGCTGTTCCTGATGCTTCTGGATTCGGCGACGAGCGGGCGGCGGACCTCGCTAATGACCTTCCTGGCCCAAGTCGTGCGCAATCCGATCATTATCGGAACCCTGATCGGCCTGTTCCTGGCCGCCACCGGCCTTACCCTGCCGGTCATCATCCTGGAGCCCATTACCCTCATCGGCGGAGCTGCTGTACCCGCCATGCTGCTGGCCTTCGGGATCTCCCTTGTTGGATCCCGCCTCTTGGAGCGCGACGGCGGCCGCCGGGCCGACGTCCTCCTCGCCACGGCATTCAAACTGGTGCTGCAGCCGCTGCTGGCCTACGCCCTGGCGCATTACATCCTGGGGATGGAGGGAACCCTGCTGTTTGCCGTCGTCGTAACCGCTGCCCTGCCCACCGCACAGAATGTCTTCGTGGCAGCCAACCGCTACGGCCAGGGCGAACTCGTAGCCAAGGACACGGTTCTGCTGACCACCATTCTCTCCCTTCCGGTCCTCATAGTCATTGCTGCACTCCTGACCTGA
- the kynA gene encoding tryptophan 2,3-dioxygenase has product MSVSRNTRNLEPGIERDFTDKMSYGSYLALDDLLAAQHPVSSPEHHDEMLFIIQHQTSELWLKLVLHELRAVRSNLAADDLRAAMKGIARIKHIQRSLTEQWSVLATLTPSEYAEFRGDLGASSGFQSYQYRAVEFLLGNKNAAMVNVFAADPAAQALLTDLLEQTSIYDEFIRFLHRRGYAVPVELLHRDVTQAHVANEGLMRVYKHVYENAAQNWDIYEACEELVDLEDNFQLWRFRHLKTVERTIGFKRGTGGSSGASFLQRALELTFFPELYAVRTEIGR; this is encoded by the coding sequence ATGAGCGTGAGCAGGAACACCCGAAACCTGGAGCCGGGCATTGAACGGGACTTCACCGACAAGATGAGCTACGGCTCCTATCTGGCACTGGATGATCTCCTGGCCGCCCAGCATCCCGTGAGCAGTCCGGAGCACCACGATGAGATGCTCTTCATCATCCAGCACCAGACCTCCGAGCTGTGGCTGAAACTTGTCCTGCATGAACTGCGGGCCGTCCGGTCCAACCTGGCCGCGGATGACCTGCGCGCCGCCATGAAGGGCATCGCCCGGATCAAGCACATCCAGCGCTCGCTGACCGAGCAGTGGTCGGTGCTGGCCACGCTGACGCCTTCGGAATACGCCGAGTTCAGGGGTGATCTGGGTGCCTCGAGCGGGTTCCAGTCCTATCAGTACCGCGCCGTGGAATTCCTGCTGGGCAATAAGAACGCCGCCATGGTGAACGTTTTCGCAGCCGATCCGGCGGCGCAGGCCCTGCTCACGGATCTTTTGGAACAAACCAGCATCTACGACGAGTTCATCCGGTTCCTGCACCGCCGCGGCTATGCCGTCCCCGTGGAACTGCTTCACCGTGACGTCACGCAGGCGCATGTGGCCAACGAGGGCCTCATGCGTGTTTACAAACACGTTTATGAGAACGCCGCTCAGAATTGGGACATTTATGAAGCCTGTGAAGAGCTGGTGGATCTGGAGGACAACTTCCAACTCTGGCGTTTCCGCCATCTGAAGACCGTGGAGCGCACCATAGGATTCAAGCGGGGAACCGGGGGATCCTCCGGTGCGTCCTTCCTCCAGCGGGCGCTGGAGCTGACGTTTTTTCCTGAGCTGTATGCCGTCCGGACGGAGATTGGCCGCTGA
- the dcd gene encoding dCTP deaminase produces MLISDRDIRTEIADKRIVLDPYDPSMVQPSSVDVRIDRFFRLFDNHKYAHIDPSLDQPDLTRLVEVDPDESFILHPGEFVLGSTYETVTLPDDIAARLEGKSSLGRLGLLTHSTAGFIDPGFSGHVTLELSNMATLPIKLWPGSKIGQLCFFRLTSPAEYAYGSGQYGNRYQGQRGPTASRSHLNFHRSQV; encoded by the coding sequence GTGCTGATTTCTGACCGCGACATTCGAACCGAAATTGCCGACAAGCGGATCGTCCTCGATCCCTACGATCCCTCAATGGTTCAGCCCTCGAGCGTGGACGTGCGCATTGACCGGTTCTTCCGGCTCTTCGACAACCACAAATACGCGCACATCGACCCGTCCCTGGACCAGCCGGACCTGACCCGCCTGGTGGAGGTCGACCCGGACGAGTCCTTCATCCTGCATCCGGGCGAATTTGTCCTAGGGTCCACCTATGAGACGGTCACCCTGCCCGATGACATTGCGGCGCGGCTTGAGGGTAAGTCCTCGCTGGGCCGTCTGGGGCTGCTGACGCATTCCACTGCCGGTTTCATTGACCCCGGCTTCTCCGGGCACGTGACCCTGGAGCTGTCCAACATGGCAACGCTGCCGATCAAGTTGTGGCCCGGTTCCAAGATCGGCCAGCTGTGCTTCTTCCGGCTGACCTCCCCGGCCGAATATGCCTACGGGTCCGGACAGTACGGCAACCGTTACCAGGGCCAGCGGGGCCCGACGGCGTCGCGCAGCCACCTGAACTTCCACCGCTCCCAGGTGTAG
- a CDS encoding ABC transporter ATP-binding protein: MASITLNHLVKKYGDGFPAVNDVSLDIADGEFIILVGPSGCGKSTLLRMIVGLEDITSGDLLINGERVNDKAPRDRNLAMVFQNYALYPHLTVFENIAFPLRLAKGKYTDEQVNKLVNDAAATLELTEHLDRKPANLSGGQRQRVAMGRAIVRQADAFLFDEPLSNLDAKLRGQMRSEISQMQRRLGTTSVYVTHDQTEAMTLGDRVAVLKKGILQQVASPRELYEQPINLFVAGFIGSPSMNFLPATVDGNVLRTAVGDITIPQDKASKATGKNIVLVGLRPEFFEDAKFVDEAKLHHGSTFTAPISHTEWLGNEQYGYIPFHPDPEVKELLDNLARDMDADELRPQIVVTIDAASRIRGGRDAELWLDTRKVHLFDPETGENLTRDAEAGAELTEEANAARAEEIAMAHENDKVGSGN; the protein is encoded by the coding sequence ATGGCATCGATCACCCTCAACCACCTCGTCAAGAAATACGGCGACGGCTTCCCTGCCGTCAACGATGTCAGCTTGGATATCGCAGACGGTGAGTTCATCATCTTGGTTGGCCCGTCCGGCTGCGGAAAGTCCACCCTCCTGCGGATGATCGTAGGTCTGGAAGACATCACGTCCGGAGACCTGCTGATCAACGGGGAGCGGGTGAATGACAAGGCACCCCGTGACCGCAACCTGGCCATGGTGTTCCAGAACTACGCCCTGTACCCGCACCTGACGGTCTTCGAGAACATCGCGTTCCCGCTGCGCCTCGCCAAGGGCAAGTACACCGATGAGCAGGTGAACAAGCTGGTGAATGACGCTGCTGCCACCTTGGAGCTGACTGAGCATCTGGACCGGAAACCTGCCAACCTTTCCGGCGGTCAGCGACAGCGCGTTGCCATGGGCCGCGCCATTGTCCGCCAGGCGGATGCCTTCCTCTTTGACGAGCCCCTCTCCAACCTGGACGCCAAACTGCGCGGACAAATGAGGTCGGAGATCTCGCAGATGCAGCGCCGGCTGGGAACCACCAGCGTCTATGTGACCCACGACCAGACTGAAGCCATGACCCTCGGCGACCGCGTAGCCGTGCTCAAGAAGGGCATCCTGCAGCAGGTGGCGTCGCCGCGCGAACTGTATGAACAGCCCATCAACCTCTTTGTCGCGGGCTTCATCGGCTCTCCGTCGATGAACTTCCTGCCGGCCACGGTGGACGGCAACGTGCTCCGGACTGCGGTTGGCGACATCACGATTCCCCAGGATAAGGCCAGCAAGGCCACGGGGAAGAACATTGTGCTCGTAGGGCTGCGGCCGGAGTTCTTTGAGGATGCCAAGTTTGTGGACGAGGCCAAGCTTCACCACGGCTCAACGTTTACCGCACCCATCAGCCACACCGAATGGCTGGGCAACGAGCAGTACGGCTACATCCCCTTCCACCCGGATCCTGAGGTCAAGGAACTCCTGGACAACTTGGCACGGGATATGGACGCCGACGAGCTCCGGCCGCAGATTGTGGTTACCATCGACGCAGCCTCCCGCATCCGCGGAGGACGCGACGCCGAGCTGTGGCTGGACACCCGCAAGGTGCATCTGTTCGATCCCGAGACCGGGGAGAACCTCACCCGGGATGCCGAAGCAGGTGCGGAGCTGACCGAGGAAGCCAACGCAGCACGTGCCGAAGAAATCGCCATGGCACACGAGAATGACAAGGTGGGCAGCGGAAACTAA
- a CDS encoding protealysin inhibitor emfourin, translating into MRIVVVRTGGFAGLTRVWSTQVSTEEAEREWLPLLQERPPEKADGSDRFVYEISVGPAAVTLPEHCVQGKWRDLVDRARQGGRETDSNDG; encoded by the coding sequence ATGAGGATTGTGGTGGTCCGCACCGGCGGCTTCGCCGGCCTGACCCGGGTGTGGAGCACCCAGGTCAGCACCGAAGAAGCGGAGCGGGAGTGGCTGCCGCTGCTGCAGGAGCGTCCGCCGGAAAAGGCTGACGGATCAGACCGCTTTGTCTACGAGATTAGCGTGGGCCCGGCTGCGGTAACCCTGCCCGAGCACTGTGTTCAGGGTAAATGGCGGGATCTGGTGGACCGTGCACGGCAGGGCGGCAGGGAGACAGACAGCAACGACGGGTGA
- a CDS encoding MFS transporter, translating to MVSHTEVHSTLPGGLPPRFRKRQVLAWASWDWGSAAFNAVMTTFVFTVYLTSESFGGKDHASSVLGYGIALAGVAVAVFAPVMGQRSDAGGRRRLWLGINTALVCLVTALCFFVFPRPEFLLLGVALIALGNVFSEFAGVNYNAMLSQISTPATVGRVSGFGWGMGYVGGIAALAVVLVGFINPDVGWFGVTSENGLNIRAVAVFAAVWLAVFAVPVLFAVPEVPRKERAAGIGFLASYGLLFRRVKAIYKTSPHTIWFLLASAVFRDGLAAVFTFGGVIAHGTFGWPLSQVIIFAIFGNVVAAVGAIAGGFLDDRAGPKKVIVFSLIGLLISGGFIALFGAGDQRLFGLQWSGDTTFWIFGLMLCLFVGPAQSASRAFLARLAPEGEEAELFGLYATTGRAVSFLAPTLFAAFITIFGAQRYGILGILLVLLAGLLVLLPVRSPDKTPRAVVPEA from the coding sequence ATGGTCTCCCACACAGAAGTTCACAGCACCCTGCCCGGCGGGCTGCCTCCGCGTTTCCGGAAACGGCAGGTCCTTGCCTGGGCGTCGTGGGACTGGGGGTCCGCCGCTTTCAACGCCGTAATGACCACCTTCGTCTTCACGGTGTACCTGACCTCGGAGAGCTTCGGCGGGAAAGACCATGCTTCCTCCGTCCTGGGGTACGGCATTGCCCTGGCCGGAGTGGCAGTGGCAGTGTTCGCCCCCGTCATGGGACAGCGCTCGGACGCCGGGGGCCGGCGCCGGCTCTGGCTGGGCATCAACACGGCCCTGGTGTGCCTGGTCACCGCCCTGTGCTTCTTCGTCTTTCCCCGGCCGGAGTTCCTGCTGCTCGGCGTTGCGCTGATCGCCTTGGGCAACGTCTTCAGTGAATTTGCCGGCGTGAACTACAACGCCATGCTGTCCCAGATTTCGACGCCGGCAACGGTGGGACGGGTCAGCGGTTTCGGCTGGGGCATGGGGTATGTGGGCGGGATTGCTGCCCTGGCAGTGGTGCTGGTGGGCTTCATCAACCCCGACGTGGGCTGGTTCGGCGTTACTTCGGAGAACGGCTTGAACATCCGCGCCGTCGCCGTTTTCGCCGCCGTCTGGCTGGCCGTCTTCGCGGTGCCCGTCCTGTTTGCGGTTCCCGAAGTTCCCCGTAAGGAACGAGCTGCCGGAATTGGCTTCCTGGCGTCCTACGGACTGCTGTTCCGTCGCGTCAAGGCCATCTACAAGACCAGTCCGCACACCATCTGGTTCCTGCTGGCCAGCGCAGTTTTCCGTGACGGCTTGGCCGCGGTGTTCACGTTCGGCGGAGTGATAGCACACGGGACCTTTGGATGGCCCCTCTCACAGGTCATCATCTTCGCCATCTTCGGCAACGTGGTGGCAGCCGTCGGCGCCATTGCGGGCGGCTTCCTCGACGACCGCGCCGGCCCCAAGAAGGTCATTGTCTTCTCACTGATCGGGCTGCTGATCTCCGGCGGGTTCATTGCGCTGTTCGGAGCCGGGGACCAGCGCCTCTTCGGGCTGCAGTGGAGCGGCGACACCACGTTCTGGATATTCGGACTGATGCTGTGCCTGTTCGTGGGGCCGGCCCAGTCGGCGTCCCGTGCGTTCCTGGCCCGGCTTGCCCCGGAAGGCGAGGAAGCCGAGCTGTTTGGGCTTTATGCCACCACCGGCCGAGCCGTGAGCTTCCTGGCGCCCACGCTCTTCGCCGCCTTCATCACCATTTTCGGCGCCCAGCGGTACGGCATCCTCGGCATCCTGCTGGTGCTGCTGGCGGGCCTGCTGGTGCTGCTGCCGGTGCGATCACCGGACAAGACACCGCGCGCGGTGGTTCCGGAAGCCTGA
- a CDS encoding M4 family metallopeptidase, translated as MTCSIVPPYLLTRIAELQGGGFSRAPEAAQRALAELPPVHQARSQTLQPPFPPRGSALAPTLRREISDAGSLEILPGTLVRSEGADPTGDAAVDEAYEGLGATHALFRDVYGRDSVDGAGGLLAATVHYGRDYDNAFWNGERMVCGDGDGEIFQRFTKSLTVIGHELAHGVVQYTSRFEYSGQAGALNESAADVFGVLVEQKLLHQEAAQATWLVGAGLFTDQVSGAALRSLKAPGTAYDDDVIGRDPQPATMAGYVDTESDNGGVHINSGIPNHAFYLAATAMGNFAWERAGQIWYDTLAEQDLPADCTFSLFAAGTLAAAEKRYGSSGAEYASVSGAWEAVGVLP; from the coding sequence ATGACCTGTTCAATTGTTCCCCCTTATCTCCTGACACGCATTGCCGAACTGCAGGGCGGAGGCTTTAGCCGGGCGCCGGAAGCTGCGCAGCGGGCGCTGGCAGAGCTCCCTCCGGTTCATCAGGCACGGTCGCAGACACTGCAGCCGCCGTTTCCCCCGCGCGGCAGCGCACTGGCCCCCACACTGCGGCGGGAGATTTCCGACGCCGGTTCACTGGAGATCCTCCCCGGCACCCTGGTCCGTTCAGAGGGCGCAGATCCAACCGGCGATGCAGCAGTGGATGAGGCCTATGAAGGGCTCGGGGCTACCCACGCGCTTTTCCGCGACGTCTACGGCAGGGACTCGGTGGACGGCGCCGGCGGCCTTTTGGCGGCCACTGTGCACTACGGCCGCGACTATGACAACGCATTCTGGAACGGTGAACGGATGGTGTGCGGCGACGGCGACGGCGAAATCTTCCAGCGGTTCACCAAATCGCTGACAGTTATTGGGCATGAACTGGCCCATGGCGTTGTCCAGTACACCTCCCGTTTTGAGTATTCCGGCCAGGCCGGCGCGCTGAATGAATCGGCCGCAGACGTTTTCGGTGTCCTCGTGGAGCAGAAACTCCTGCACCAGGAAGCTGCGCAGGCAACGTGGCTAGTGGGCGCGGGGTTGTTCACCGACCAGGTGTCGGGCGCTGCGCTTCGGTCCCTGAAGGCTCCCGGCACGGCGTATGACGACGACGTGATCGGCCGTGACCCGCAGCCGGCCACCATGGCGGGTTACGTGGACACTGAATCGGACAACGGCGGAGTCCACATCAATTCCGGCATTCCCAACCACGCCTTCTATTTGGCCGCCACCGCCATGGGAAATTTCGCCTGGGAACGGGCCGGGCAAATCTGGTATGACACTTTGGCCGAGCAGGACCTCCCTGCGGACTGCACTTTTTCACTGTTTGCGGCCGGAACGCTCGCCGCTGCGGAAAAACGCTACGGCAGCTCGGGAGCAGAGTACGCTTCCGTGTCCGGTGCCTGGGAAGCCGTGGGCGTGCTGCCATGA
- a CDS encoding carbohydrate ABC transporter permease, with protein sequence MKSSPVRRRLIWTIISIVVIVYALFPVASILATSFKIPSDLTSGTFLPNTWSTTNYEEILVGDAQDLFLSALRNSIGISLIATFVAVVLATLCAYAIARLDFPGKKLILTTALGVSIFPVISIVTPLFNLWRNIGLYDTWLGLIIPYLSLTLPISIWTLSAFFRQIPWELEQAAQVDGATTWQAFRKAIVPLAAPGVFTTAIIAFFIAWNDFVYGISLTSTDAARPVPAALAFFTGASQFEEPTGAISAAAIIVTIPVVVLVLAFQRQIVSGLTQGAVKG encoded by the coding sequence GTGAAATCCTCACCTGTTCGTCGCAGGCTGATCTGGACCATCATCTCGATCGTGGTGATCGTCTATGCACTGTTCCCGGTAGCCTCGATTCTCGCCACCTCGTTCAAGATCCCCAGCGACCTCACGTCGGGAACGTTCCTCCCCAATACGTGGTCCACCACCAACTATGAAGAGATCCTTGTGGGGGACGCCCAGGATCTCTTCCTCTCCGCACTGCGCAACTCCATCGGCATCTCCCTGATCGCCACGTTTGTTGCCGTGGTGCTGGCCACCCTGTGTGCCTACGCGATTGCACGGCTGGACTTTCCCGGCAAGAAGCTGATCCTGACCACTGCGCTCGGCGTCTCGATCTTCCCCGTAATTTCCATCGTGACTCCGTTGTTCAACCTGTGGCGCAACATCGGGCTGTATGACACTTGGCTCGGACTGATCATTCCGTACCTGTCCCTGACCCTGCCGATTTCCATCTGGACGCTGTCAGCGTTCTTCCGGCAGATTCCCTGGGAGCTGGAACAGGCAGCCCAGGTGGACGGAGCCACCACCTGGCAGGCTTTCCGCAAGGCTATTGTTCCCCTCGCGGCACCCGGGGTGTTCACCACGGCGATCATCGCGTTCTTCATCGCCTGGAATGACTTCGTGTACGGCATTTCGCTGACCTCAACCGATGCAGCAAGGCCGGTTCCAGCAGCCTTGGCCTTCTTCACCGGCGCCTCCCAGTTCGAAGAACCGACGGGCGCCATCTCGGCGGCCGCAATTATTGTCACCATCCCCGTTGTAGTGCTGGTGCTGGCGTTCCAGCGCCAGATCGTCTCGGGCCTAACCCAGGGCGCCGTCAAGGGCTAA
- a CDS encoding sugar ABC transporter substrate-binding protein, with the protein MDARHNDRPRKRARAAAGVALAIGATLLTGCSSEEGPPTLTWYINPDDGGQATIAEICTDQADGAYTIQTSLLPSDAGAQREQLARRLAAGDDTMDIMSLDPPFVPELAEPGYLAPVPQEVIDNTTQNVVEGALTGAKWKDKVVAVPFWANTQILWYRKSVAEAAGLDMTQPVTWQQLIDAAASQGKFLGVQGARAESMTVWVNALVESAGGTIVENPDAPADEIKLGLNSEAGTQAAEIVSTIGKEGLGGPGLPTQTENTSMIQFQGDQGSFMVNYPFVWPATNAAVEAGTLPADLIDDIGWTLYPQVNAGEETAPPLGGINLGVGSESKHQDLAYQAIECIVSPDNQSLYFTSNGNPPANIDAYDAPGVSDTFPMAETIRESLELSKPRPQTPYYNEVSTGIQQTWTPPSDVDPATTPETSSEFILAVLKGEKLL; encoded by the coding sequence ATGGATGCGAGACACAACGACCGGCCCCGCAAACGGGCGCGCGCAGCTGCGGGGGTTGCCCTCGCTATCGGAGCGACGCTGTTGACCGGCTGTTCCTCCGAAGAAGGTCCCCCAACCCTCACCTGGTACATCAACCCGGATGACGGCGGCCAGGCAACGATCGCCGAAATCTGCACCGACCAGGCAGATGGCGCCTACACCATCCAGACCTCGCTGCTGCCCAGCGATGCCGGAGCGCAGCGGGAGCAGCTCGCCCGCCGGCTCGCAGCCGGCGACGACACCATGGACATCATGAGCCTGGACCCGCCGTTTGTCCCCGAACTGGCCGAACCCGGCTACCTCGCTCCTGTTCCGCAGGAGGTCATCGACAACACCACGCAGAACGTCGTCGAAGGTGCACTGACCGGAGCGAAGTGGAAGGACAAGGTGGTGGCCGTTCCGTTCTGGGCCAACACCCAGATCCTCTGGTATCGGAAGTCGGTGGCGGAAGCCGCAGGGTTGGACATGACCCAGCCGGTCACCTGGCAGCAGCTCATTGACGCAGCCGCCAGCCAGGGCAAGTTCCTGGGGGTCCAGGGTGCCCGGGCCGAATCCATGACCGTGTGGGTCAACGCACTGGTCGAATCTGCGGGCGGCACCATCGTGGAGAATCCGGACGCCCCTGCAGACGAGATTAAGCTGGGCCTCAATTCCGAGGCGGGAACCCAAGCTGCCGAAATCGTGTCCACCATCGGCAAGGAAGGCCTCGGCGGCCCCGGACTGCCCACCCAAACCGAAAACACCTCCATGATCCAGTTCCAGGGCGACCAGGGCTCGTTCATGGTCAACTACCCCTTTGTCTGGCCTGCCACCAATGCAGCAGTGGAAGCGGGAACACTGCCCGCAGACCTGATCGATGACATAGGCTGGACCCTGTATCCGCAGGTCAATGCCGGTGAAGAAACCGCTCCCCCGCTGGGCGGGATCAACCTCGGTGTGGGGTCCGAGAGCAAGCATCAGGACCTGGCCTACCAGGCCATTGAGTGCATTGTCAGCCCGGATAACCAGTCCCTGTACTTCACCAGCAACGGCAATCCCCCGGCCAACATCGATGCCTATGATGCTCCGGGCGTATCGGACACCTTCCCCATGGCGGAGACCATCCGTGAGTCCCTGGAATTGTCCAAGCCCCGGCCGCAAACCCCGTACTACAACGAAGTTTCAACCGGCATCCAGCAGACGTGGACCCCGCCAAGCGACGTTGATCCGGCAACCACGCCGGAAACCAGCTCCGAGTTCATCCTTGCGGTCCTGAAAGGGGAGAAGCTGTTGTGA